The stretch of DNA AGAGTCATTGGAGCATTTACTCTGCTGAGAATAATTAAATACCTCCACATAGCCTGGAACTGCAAAGGTGTGTAAACAACCAACCAAAAGGCAACAGCGCTTACTCCTCTTAGTGCCTGGGAATACTGTTGTTCAGTGAGTTTGATCTAATCCTGCAACCtctgtgggttgttttgttttctgttttttctttccttgctctttAGCTTATCTACATTGCTTGCTCGTATGCCACTGTGTATCTGATCTACATGAAATTTAAGGCCACCTATGATGGAAACCATGATACATTCAGAGTGGAGTTTCTGATAGTTCCTGTTGGTGGACTCTCATTTCTTGTCAATCATGACTTCTCTCCTCTGGAGGTGAGTTGATTGTGGGCAGGAGGTTAtacttttttctctaaaatatttagAACATGAAGATGAGCACTTCTAGGCTGATTGAGGAATGCTTGAAAGATACCTGTGTTTAGTAGGTTCAGGCTAATCCTGTTTCCTTAATGCATCTTTACAGTGTAGATTTGTGAAAATTTAGGGTACTTCAGGAGACTAGCATTATTATCAACACTGATTATTTTATTAAGCACGAGACTATCTTTTTCCCAGTATACTCTGATGGTTATATTAATTCAAAAATATCCTTCCTTTTGTTATGTTTGTTAAAGAAATGCTCCAGAATGGAGTTCGTGAATAGTTGGTGCCACCTggtgaaaacaaaaggaattataatacttttaaattttgtaGAATCGCAATGGTCTAGAGTATTAGAAAGAATTGCATTGTATTTGAAATGCAGCTATGTGTTTTTCTAtcagaaaaattatattaaaaatgtaattatggAGAGTTCAAACAGGTAATTTTTCCCACAAAATAGAGAATAACTTTAGATTGTTATTTTAAGTGGACTGagctgcatttttatatttattggaGTTAAATGATTTTATTAGAGAGTAAAGGAATTTTAACTGCAACGCTTTgagacattattttaaatttcgTTCTGTATTAACTCGTTCTTAAACCAATAGATTAAAAAAGTTGGAAGAACATGGGGAAAAGGACTTCATCTTCCCTGCAGCTTTTCACAGCACCAGCTCTGTAAGCTGTATTTCATGGTACTGCGAATCCTGAACTAATGGATGCACGACAGTTTTCTCACGAGTAAACCTGTGCCTGCCAGCTCACTAGACAGCTGGTTTGGAGAGTCTGTTGTCTGCCAAGAGAGTTGTTTCCTCGTACTGTCCCATGGTTGGTTATGAAACTTTCGCTTAGTTTTTTCTGTACCAAGGATAGTTTGCCAAAATCCTGTAACTATTCATAACATTGTTAGAGAGTGAAAAGTCAAGCCAAGTCAAATATCTTCTTTGCTTCTGTTATCAGTAAGACAGCTGAATatacctgtgggttttttttttcctttcagatattGTGGACCTTCTCCATCTATCTTGAATCGGTTGCTATTCTCCCTCAACTTTTTATGATCAGCAAAACTGGGGAAGCAGAGACCATCACTACtcactatctttttttcttgggtCTGTACCGTGCCTTGTACTTAGTCAACTGGATTTGGCGCTACTATTTTGAGGGATTTTTTGACCTCATAGCTGTTGTTGCTGGTGTGGTCCAGACTGTTCTTTACTGTGACTTCTTCTATTTGTATGTTACAAAAGGTAAGTAGTGCAGCAACTTCCAGCTTCAGGTTGTGGAATGTAGCAATTAACATGTTCATAGGGATCTGCTATATCGACATTACTAGGTTGTTAATTCTGTGTGCAAATTATCGCTGAAATCTCCTTGCTAGATTTATCAAGTACACTTTCTGCTAGTGTGGGGCATTTCTCAGGATTGTTTTGAGTACGGATagaatataaatgtataaatggTCTGATTAACTTAATTGACAAATTGAAAATATGTATGGCTAAATACATGTTGCTGTTGTCCTCCATCGATAAGCATGATCCTCATGCTTCTCCTGACAACATACGCTGTTTTGTGCAGATTCCACGCTTACAGGCGCCTTTCTCACTGTTTTAAATACCTTAAGAGTCCAAAGGATTTTGGATGTTTCTGTTTATGCTCAGTGTAGAAGCAGTCATTTCTGCTGGGTGCATTAGTAGTTCTGCCCTTATTCACATTCCAGCTTCCATCATATAACTACAAAGCTATATGGGGCTGCATTACTTTAGTCATAACTCTTAAGAAAGCACGGTCATAGGCTAGTATGTCCTGAGAATGAAAAGGTGTGCCACAAGAGGGCAGGATTGGAATGGTTGTTAATTCGTCATAGTTTTACCAGTATGTACTGAAGAGAGAGAGGCAAGCTTGGGAGAGCTGTCTGCAGTGCACCCATTTTGTAACGAAGTGACTCTGTGTGATAGTTCTTGGTCCCTTTGAAGTTTTAACAGCATGCGCTTCTCCTAGGTCACATCTTTGTTTTCCTAACGGTTTTCTTTCCTACTTTTCCTCACAGTACTCAAGGGAAAGAAGCTCAGTTTGCCAGCGTAAGTGCCAAAAAACCATCACCAGCATCTGTCCTTTTGGATGCTTGGACAGAACAATCCTTACCACAAGCAAAGGTGAAGATGCTTGAGACAGAAAGTCAGAAACACAGCTCTTTATAGTGCAGGTAGTCATCAGCGGCTCTGTAAGAACGGAGGAAAAACAACCAGCAGATTTCTGTTTGATGCATCTTGCCTTTATCTTTTTTATTACTATGTATAAAGATTTTTTACATAAAGAAACTTATACTGTATTAATAAATTCAGTGTATGGTTTCAATTGGAATAGTTCCAAAAGTGAGATTTTTGTGAGATTGTTTATGACCAGGAACAagtgcaaacttttttttttttaattttcaagaatttctttgaaatgactgattttttttttcttttttttttttttttttccagtgcacaGATATGTGCATCCTTGATGGATGGTAGTCATCTGTTCTTTCCCTTTGATTCACTTTTCATTCcactatatttatttttttccaaaaggtgaATATATGTCAACTCTAAATCTGAAACCACCAATGTTTGATGTGATGTGCTGGTGCCCGGTCTTTGTGCCATCTGCTGACATGGAgttcctatttaaaatatatgttggtGCCAGAAGGGGAACAGTCACATTTCTTAGTTGTTCCCCTTCTAAAACAGGCTGATGGAAGAGGACAGTAAGGAAATCTCTTGAGGCCACAAGGATGGGCCCTTTCCTGTTTTGCCATGATGTTTGGGAAGGTAATTCCGATAACAAAAGCACTTGGCAGCGCAGGTCCTGGAGCGTAAGAGATAGGGTTGTGTTGCTTAGTGGCAAATGTTTGTGACTGTATTCTTTGTTCAGGAAAAGAAGGTTAAATATCTTGGATGTACAGCCCTGCTACACCATTGCAGCTATAGAAATGGGAGACTTGTAAGTTGTTGATTACAGTAATCTGTAGGTGATCATTTTAAACAAtatctacattttctttttaatgagtgCTTTATAAGCAACTTCCATGTTCAGCTTCAAGTGGTTTTTGATGTCACTTTTGgacaattaatatttttttttataaacttttcaAAATCAGCAGCACCAGTTACCATTCTTTATCGTTTAAATGATTCCCTTTTTTTACTGAGCTGTTGCATGATTTATCCTGTGTTACCATCCTCAATAAACACTTTATGAAATGgtgaaaatgttgggttttttattcctGAATTAAAGTTTTCTGTTAGCCTGAGACTGGATGAAAAGTTGTAGTAAGGACGAGTTGCTTAACGTTGTTGTTTGCTCTATTGAAATGTGAACTTTTTAAGGCTATGAGGGGCATTATCACTGAATGAAATAATGGTGACTTAGTCGTCCTTGTTTTGTAAGAGCTTAATCTCCAGCATGGTGCAGATGAGGATTTGGTGCTTGTAAATTACTTCTGGAAGTTAAAAACATGTATCTTCTCTAGCTTAGTTTACCATCGTTATCCCCGTAGTTAGTGATGGTTATCATTCCCAAGCCCAAATGTGAGTAGTGTTTTGTATTTGCGGAGTGTGCATGCTAAGATGCTGCGGTCTCTAATACCTCAGGTACTACACTGAGTTCTTCCCCGCTGCTGTTCAGAGATGCTTGAAACCGAGGTCTGTCCCCGTAATGAAATACAAGAGCCCGATTCTAGTTGTAGCCATAGGGCTACGGGAGATGTGTGCTGGTTGGTAGAACTCTTCAGCACCTGGGTCGGTTATTTGCTTCCATGCTGTTAGCTTTGTCCTTTAATTCAGTTGCCAAGTGTCCCTCTTGGGTATGTTGTCCCGGTACGTGCTCGGAACTGTGAGGAGGAGCACGGGGCGGTGCCCGAGGGCAGGGGGAAGGCGGCAGGGCTGGTGTAACAAAAGCCAGCAGCTGTGGCCGAGTGCGAGCAGCCGGAACGCCTCGCGCCGCCAGGACGCGTCGGCGTCCTGACTCTTCTTTCGGGGCAGCTGTGGAGCGCTTTTGCTGGTTTTCTGGTGCCCGCCTGTGACCCGCGGTGGCCGAGACGCCATCCTCTGGCTGTACCCAGACGGACGGTGGTGTTTGGCACGGGGTTTATTTCTTG from Calonectris borealis chromosome 16, bCalBor7.hap1.2, whole genome shotgun sequence encodes:
- the KDELR2 gene encoding ER lumen protein-retaining receptor 2, with product MNIFRLTGDLSHLAAIIILLLKIWKSRSCAGISGKSQLLFALVFTTRYLDLFTSFISLYNTSMKLIYIACSYATVYLIYMKFKATYDGNHDTFRVEFLIVPVGGLSFLVNHDFSPLEILWTFSIYLESVAILPQLFMISKTGEAETITTHYLFFLGLYRALYLVNWIWRYYFEGFFDLIAVVAGVVQTVLYCDFFYLYVTKVLKGKKLSLPA